The Vicia villosa cultivar HV-30 ecotype Madison, WI linkage group LG1, Vvil1.0, whole genome shotgun sequence genome includes a region encoding these proteins:
- the LOC131644621 gene encoding uncharacterized protein LOC131644621, which yields MVSNIIRVIHTQPRFISNNTASRIFHLRRHSISIMATSQDSSSTKTERVVVKGRVQGVFYRNWTVDNANELGLKGWVRNRRDGSVEALFSGSFDAVKEMEQRCRRGPSEAVVTGLEVFPCGDEDDPGAGFQRKPTV from the exons ATGGTATCAAACATTATTAGAGTGATTCACACGCAACCCAGATTCATTTCTAATAACACTGCTTCTAGAATCTTCCATCTCCGTCGACATTCAATTTCTATTATGGCAACTTCTCAAGACTCATCTTCAACCAAAACG GAGAGGGTGGTGGTAAAGGGAAGGGTGCAGGGAGTATTTTACAGGAACTGGACAGTGGATAATGCGAATGAATTGGGGCTAAAGGGATGGGTTCGAAACCGGAGGGATGGTTCTGTGGAGGCTCTGTTCTCAGGGAGTTTTGATGCGGTGAAGGAAATGGAGCAGAGGTGTCGTCGTGGTCCGTCGGAAGCTGTTGTCACTGGGCTAGAGGTTTTCCCCTGCGGTGATGAAGATGATCCTGGTGCTGGTTTCCAACGCAAACCAACTGTTTGA